The following proteins are co-located in the Thermodesulfobacteriota bacterium genome:
- a CDS encoding NAD(P) transhydrogenase subunit alpha: MQGDLLVAGLYIFILAAFLGFQVISRVPPLLHTPLMSATNAISAIIVVAAILITGADYGPVVTVLGTIAVACAMCNVVGGFLITERMLKMFKKGDEDKR; the protein is encoded by the coding sequence ATGCAAGGAGACCTTTTAGTCGCAGGGCTTTACATATTTATACTCGCTGCATTTCTCGGGTTTCAGGTTATATCCCGAGTTCCCCCGCTTCTCCACACCCCTTTGATGTCCGCGACGAACGCCATATCGGCGATCATCGTCGTAGCCGCGATACTCATCACCGGGGCCGACTACGGCCCTGTCGTGACGGTCCTCGGAACCATAGCCGTCGCCTGCGCGATGTGTAACGTCGTGGGCGGGTTCCTGATAACGGAGCGCATGCTCAAAATGTTCAAAAAGGGAGACGAGGATAAAAGATGA
- a CDS encoding DUF2007 domain-containing protein, which produces MKKLYTPGDESELVFLKSVFEAEGIPFVVLNDHFGSLYSGIYVGRFNAKTIMVPDDVFEDARELILSVREDAAFEDEPRGGGHEDGTGILDAALRALARLFGGQKNKDES; this is translated from the coding sequence ATGAAGAAGCTCTATACCCCGGGCGACGAATCCGAGCTCGTATTCTTAAAGAGCGTGTTCGAGGCCGAGGGTATCCCGTTCGTCGTCCTTAACGATCACTTCGGCTCACTCTACTCGGGCATCTACGTCGGCCGCTTCAACGCCAAAACCATAATGGTCCCCGACGACGTCTTCGAAGACGCCCGCGAGCTCATCCTTAGCGTAAGGGAGGACGCCGCGTTCGAGGACGAGCCCCGGGGCGGCGGACATGAAGACGGGACGGGAATTCTGGATGCCGCCCTCCGGGCGCTCGCCCGCTTGTTCGGCGGCCAAAAAAACAAAGACGAAAGCTGA
- a CDS encoding efflux RND transporter permease subunit, translating into MRSGASATERKERAGELQEKLRKVPETAYVRNDWSEDSFRVRLEVDPDRANPSGITNKDVATSAAAGLSRAELTTYIEGDESIPVVAGLQIGERAQLPDLNSLYVYGSTNYAKVPLLELSSVTHGLETPRVRRLNHFRTISLIAFQAPGELPSTILNKTDKEISAFIESLPPGYGIVRAGEKAKQRQGFRNLSMVLLISITAIFLALVLQFGSAVKPFLVLAPPCLTAWSARSLRPWSWERSSASWPASV; encoded by the coding sequence ATACGATCCGGCGCGAGCGCAACAGAGCGGAAAGAGAGGGCCGGGGAGTTACAGGAAAAACTCAGGAAGGTTCCCGAGACCGCTTATGTAAGAAACGACTGGTCCGAGGACAGCTTCCGGGTGAGGCTGGAGGTGGACCCGGATCGTGCTAATCCGTCCGGCATTACGAACAAGGACGTGGCGACGTCGGCCGCCGCGGGCCTGAGCCGGGCCGAGCTTACGACGTATATCGAAGGGGACGAGAGCATCCCTGTAGTGGCCGGGCTCCAGATCGGCGAGAGGGCGCAGCTTCCCGATTTGAACAGTCTCTACGTTTACGGCTCTACGAACTACGCAAAGGTGCCCCTCCTCGAACTGTCGAGCGTAACACACGGACTCGAGACACCCAGAGTCAGGAGACTGAACCATTTCAGGACGATTTCCCTAATTGCGTTCCAGGCTCCCGGTGAGCTTCCGTCAACGATCTTGAATAAAACCGATAAGGAAATAAGCGCATTCATCGAATCTCTTCCGCCCGGCTACGGTATCGTGCGGGCCGGGGAAAAAGCCAAACAGCGGCAGGGCTTCCGTAACCTATCAATGGTTCTGCTCATCTCAATAACCGCCATATTCCTCGCGCTCGTGCTGCAGTTCGGGAGCGCCGTCAAGCCCTTCCTCGTCCTGGCGCCGCCGTGCCTTACAGCGTGGTCGGCTCGCTCGTTGCGCCCCTGGTCATGGGAGAGGTCTTCGGCTTCATGGCCTGCCTCGGTATAG
- a CDS encoding efflux RND transporter permease subunit encodes MGEVFGFMACLGIARLAGVIVSRVIVLFDFIEVKHEEGEPLVESLLDAGIERLRPVLITVGATILALFPLAIDGGPLWQPLCYAQIGGLALATVIELVLVPVFYAVFVLDLGIIKWGNDRQAVISEPSAKPLCRPRNYRCPAPFSASSCSLYTGRFPRSICSRRASCRRRN; translated from the coding sequence ATGGGAGAGGTCTTCGGCTTCATGGCCTGCCTCGGTATAGCGAGACTCGCGGGTGTGATAGTAAGCCGCGTAATTGTCCTGTTCGATTTTATAGAGGTGAAGCACGAGGAAGGGGAACCGTTGGTAGAGTCGCTGCTCGACGCCGGTATAGAGAGGCTGAGACCCGTGCTCATAACCGTAGGGGCGACGATACTCGCCCTCTTCCCGCTCGCGATAGACGGAGGCCCCCTTTGGCAGCCGCTCTGTTACGCACAGATCGGCGGGCTTGCCCTTGCGACGGTCATAGAGCTCGTGCTCGTGCCCGTCTTCTACGCCGTATTCGTGCTCGATCTCGGGATAATAAAGTGGGGGAACGACCGGCAGGCCGTAATTAGCGAACCGTCAGCGAAGCCCTTGTGCCGACCGCGCAATTATCGCTGTCCTGCTCCCTTTTCCGCATCTTCCTGCAGTTTATACACGGGGAGGTTTCCCCGGAGCATATGCAGCAGACGTGCTTCCTGCCGTAGAAGGAATTAA
- a CDS encoding Re/Si-specific NAD(P)(+) transhydrogenase subunit alpha has translation MLVGIIKETLEGERRIAAVPETISKMVKSGMEVLVETGAGNESFISDADFEVAGAKIAPDAASVLSQSDLILKVNKPTVEEVNNIKEGAVLISFLQPFSSPEVIKALAARKVAALSMEMVPRITRAQRIDALSTMSTVAGYKVVLLAASACGRFMPMLATAAGTIPPAKAMIIGVGVAGLQAIATIKRLGAVVTAFDVRPAAGEQAKSLGAEFVSLEVPHDQAEDTGGYAREMSADFYKKEQDILRNHIKDADVVITTALIPGKRAPLLITEEMVKEMKPGSVIVDMAVEQGGNCELSEAGKDVLRHGVAIIGQVNIPSTMPVHASLLYARNLLAFVNLVSPDGKSMNIDLSDDVIIGSLITHNGEIVHPAIKDAVK, from the coding sequence GTGCTCGTTGGAATCATAAAAGAAACCCTGGAAGGAGAGCGGAGGATAGCGGCCGTACCCGAAACCATTTCCAAAATGGTCAAGTCCGGTATGGAAGTACTCGTGGAGACGGGCGCCGGGAACGAATCCTTTATAAGCGACGCCGACTTCGAGGTTGCAGGAGCGAAGATCGCCCCCGACGCGGCTTCGGTTCTCTCCCAATCTGATCTCATCCTCAAGGTCAACAAGCCGACGGTCGAAGAGGTAAATAACATTAAGGAAGGGGCGGTTCTTATTTCCTTCCTTCAGCCGTTCTCGAGCCCTGAAGTAATAAAGGCCCTGGCGGCGCGCAAGGTCGCCGCCCTCTCGATGGAGATGGTGCCGAGGATAACCCGCGCCCAGAGAATAGACGCCCTTTCCACCATGAGCACGGTCGCCGGCTACAAAGTGGTTCTGCTCGCCGCCTCCGCGTGCGGCAGGTTCATGCCCATGCTGGCTACGGCCGCCGGGACGATACCGCCCGCGAAAGCCATGATCATAGGCGTCGGCGTCGCGGGGCTCCAGGCCATAGCCACGATCAAGCGCCTCGGCGCGGTGGTCACGGCGTTCGACGTCCGCCCCGCCGCGGGCGAGCAGGCAAAGAGCCTCGGGGCCGAGTTCGTTTCGCTCGAAGTCCCGCACGACCAGGCCGAGGACACGGGCGGTTATGCCAGGGAGATGTCCGCAGATTTCTACAAAAAAGAGCAGGATATATTGAGGAATCATATCAAGGACGCCGACGTCGTCATAACGACGGCCCTCATCCCGGGCAAGCGCGCCCCCCTCCTCATAACCGAGGAAATGGTAAAGGAGATGAAGCCCGGCTCGGTCATCGTCGACATGGCCGTCGAGCAGGGAGGCAACTGCGAGCTGTCCGAGGCCGGCAAGGACGTTTTAAGGCACGGCGTCGCCATAATCGGGCAGGTCAACATACCGAGCACCATGCCCGTGCACGCGAGCCTCCTCTACGCGCGGAACCTCCTCGCATTCGTCAATCTCGTTTCACCCGATGGAAAATCGATGAACATAGACCTCTCCGACGATGTAATAATCGGATCGCTCATAACGCATAACGGAGAGATAGTGCATCCGGCTATAAAAGATGCAGTGAAATAA
- a CDS encoding SufE family protein: MSRLQDIIELFSEADYQATLAMLLDYSENLPPLPGEFQDARDAGFNRVTECETPVFVFVDVKNGNVEIHADVARESPTVRGFVSLLVDAFNGAPARDVIEAPDTLIHMLKLDSKLGTRRMYGLSAVYNRIKNEVRKANGEA, encoded by the coding sequence ATGAGCAGACTACAAGACATTATAGAGCTTTTCAGCGAGGCGGATTACCAGGCGACCCTCGCCATGCTGCTGGATTATTCCGAGAACCTGCCTCCCCTTCCCGGGGAGTTCCAGGATGCGAGGGACGCGGGCTTCAACAGGGTCACCGAATGCGAAACCCCGGTTTTCGTTTTCGTGGACGTAAAGAACGGGAACGTGGAGATTCATGCGGACGTGGCCCGCGAATCACCGACGGTGAGAGGGTTCGTATCCCTTCTCGTTGATGCTTTCAACGGCGCTCCGGCAAGGGACGTGATAGAGGCGCCCGATACCCTTATACACATGCTCAAGCTCGACAGCAAGCTCGGCACACGGCGCATGTACGGCCTCAGCGCTGTTTACAACCGCATAAAAAACGAAGTAAGAAAGGCGAACGGAGAGGCGTAG
- a CDS encoding sulfurtransferase — MAEYVHPEALVSTEWVADHQKDPSVRIVESDEDVLLYDTGHIEGAVKIDWQADLQDQIVRDYIDKERFEELLSDNGIANDTTVVFYGDKNNWWACYAFWVFKLFGHEKCVIMNGGRQKWVEEGRALTKEVPSYPKTSYKSPGVDESIRAFRQDVIKHLEGKNPLIDVRSPKEFTGELLHMEAYPQEGALRGGHIPGAENVPWATAAREDGTFKSADELRAIYVEDKGLKEGDDVIAYCRIGERSSHTWFVLTYLLGFDKVRNYDGSWTEWGNLVRAPIEKP, encoded by the coding sequence ATGGCGGAATATGTACATCCGGAGGCATTGGTCAGCACCGAATGGGTGGCGGATCATCAGAAAGACCCGTCGGTTCGCATCGTCGAATCCGACGAAGACGTGCTCCTTTACGATACCGGCCACATCGAAGGCGCCGTAAAGATAGACTGGCAGGCGGACCTTCAGGACCAGATCGTAAGGGATTATATAGACAAGGAGAGGTTCGAGGAGCTCCTTTCCGACAACGGTATCGCGAACGACACCACGGTTGTCTTCTACGGAGACAAGAACAACTGGTGGGCGTGCTACGCGTTCTGGGTATTCAAGCTGTTCGGCCACGAGAAGTGCGTCATCATGAACGGCGGCAGGCAGAAATGGGTCGAAGAGGGGAGGGCCCTCACGAAAGAAGTGCCTTCCTATCCGAAGACGTCGTACAAATCCCCCGGCGTCGACGAGTCCATACGCGCGTTCAGGCAGGACGTCATAAAGCACCTCGAAGGGAAGAACCCTCTCATAGACGTCCGCTCCCCGAAGGAGTTTACGGGCGAGCTACTTCACATGGAGGCATATCCCCAGGAGGGCGCGCTCAGGGGCGGTCACATCCCCGGGGCCGAGAACGTTCCCTGGGCTACCGCCGCGAGGGAAGACGGCACCTTCAAATCGGCCGACGAGCTTCGCGCGATATACGTCGAAGACAAAGGTCTTAAAGAAGGGGACGATGTAATTGCGTACTGCAGGATCGGCGAGCGCTCGTCTCACACGTGGTTCGTTCTTACCTACCTTCTCGGGTTCGACAAGGTCAGGAACTACGACGGCTCCTGGACCGAGTGGGGCAACCTCGTCAGGGCGCCGATCGAGAAGCCCTAG
- a CDS encoding cyclic nucleotide-binding domain-containing protein — MQTLESVLGEHYCFKGLEKRYLDMIVNKAYNAEFKEGEFILHEGDKSEKLYIIQEGIVALETRLAPDRDPITIQMIGEGDVLGWAWLFPPYLCHFDAKVVAPTKAVILDGNFIRTKCDEDHDLGYELLKRFAYIIQQRLQAVRLQNPNMYVVKPKQ; from the coding sequence ATGCAGACACTGGAATCGGTACTGGGAGAGCACTACTGCTTTAAAGGGCTCGAAAAGAGGTACCTCGACATGATAGTCAACAAGGCCTACAACGCCGAATTCAAGGAAGGGGAGTTCATTTTACACGAAGGCGACAAATCCGAGAAGCTCTACATAATACAGGAAGGTATCGTCGCCCTCGAAACGCGGCTCGCCCCGGACAGGGACCCGATAACCATACAGATGATAGGCGAGGGCGACGTGCTCGGGTGGGCGTGGCTCTTCCCGCCGTACCTGTGCCATTTCGACGCCAAGGTCGTAGCGCCGACGAAGGCGGTCATTCTGGACGGCAACTTCATACGCACGAAGTGCGACGAGGACCACGACCTCGGCTACGAGCTCCTGAAGCGCTTCGCCTACATCATACAGCAGAGGCTCCAGGCCGTGCGCCTTCAGAACCCCAACATGTATGTCGTAAAACCCAAGCAGTGA
- a CDS encoding cation:proton antiporter, producing the protein MHGLGDKLSLPITDPVIVFSIMLFIILFSPLILNRMRIPGLIGFIVAGVILGPNGFNVLLRDSSIVLFGTVGLLYIMFLAGLEVDMGDFKKNRNKSVIFGAITFMTPMILGTMAGYYLLRFPLPNSILLASMFASHTLITYPIVNRLGVSKNRAVNVTVGGTIIADTAALIVLAVIAGSAVGEINTGFWIRLGISMAVFIFIVLWGFPKIARWFFKNINDGISQYIFVIGMAFAGAFLAEVAGIGEIVGAFLAGLALNSLIPHTSPLMNRTEFVGNSIFIPVFLIGVGMLVDLRGIFNGLEAVIVAVTMIILALTSKWAAAWVTQKIFGYIPAERGIIFGLSNSRAAATLAIVLVGYNLEILDENVLNGTVLMILVTCLVSSFATEKAGRELAISESEKRPDLSETPEKILVPISNPDTIERLIDLAVLIKTPGSNQPIYALEVIRDDHESKENVLMSHKMLEKAVEHAAATNTDVRVVTRVDLNVANGILRAVKENVITEIIIGWNARLSARDKIFGSVLDNVLKETEQMLLVTNIVHPLNTVKRIRVIVPRNAQHEIGYYRWIRVVKTLSKQLGAGVEFMGSEECMKRLEAAVKESKPDIEAKYTSENYWRGFLSVLKKSEADDLLVIISAREGTISYEKYLDRVPATLSRLVSDTGFIVLYPEQHGVNYFIGY; encoded by the coding sequence ATGCACGGCCTAGGTGATAAGCTGTCGCTGCCGATCACCGACCCGGTGATCGTTTTCTCCATAATGCTATTCATAATCCTGTTTTCCCCGCTCATCCTGAACAGGATGAGGATCCCTGGGCTGATAGGATTCATAGTCGCCGGGGTCATACTCGGCCCCAACGGTTTCAACGTCCTCCTCCGCGACAGCAGCATAGTCCTGTTCGGCACCGTCGGACTCCTTTACATAATGTTTCTCGCGGGTCTCGAAGTGGACATGGGGGATTTCAAGAAGAACCGGAACAAGAGCGTTATTTTCGGTGCGATTACTTTCATGACCCCGATGATACTCGGCACGATGGCGGGCTATTATCTCCTCCGCTTCCCGCTGCCGAACTCGATACTGCTCGCGAGCATGTTCGCATCCCATACCCTTATTACCTATCCGATAGTGAACAGGCTCGGGGTGTCGAAAAACAGGGCTGTCAACGTAACCGTGGGAGGGACCATAATCGCCGACACGGCGGCCCTCATCGTCCTCGCCGTGATAGCGGGCTCCGCCGTCGGCGAGATAAACACAGGGTTCTGGATACGGCTCGGGATTTCGATGGCGGTTTTTATCTTTATAGTACTCTGGGGCTTCCCCAAGATCGCCAGGTGGTTTTTCAAGAACATAAACGACGGCATATCGCAGTACATATTCGTGATCGGCATGGCCTTCGCAGGGGCTTTCCTGGCGGAGGTCGCGGGCATCGGCGAGATTGTCGGCGCGTTCCTTGCAGGGCTCGCGCTGAACAGCCTTATACCCCATACATCTCCCCTCATGAACAGGACGGAGTTCGTCGGGAATTCCATCTTCATACCGGTTTTTCTCATAGGGGTAGGCATGCTCGTGGATTTGAGGGGCATCTTCAACGGCCTCGAGGCGGTCATCGTCGCCGTAACGATGATAATCCTGGCCCTGACGAGCAAATGGGCTGCAGCATGGGTGACACAGAAAATCTTCGGGTACATACCGGCGGAAAGGGGCATCATATTCGGGCTCAGTAATTCCAGGGCGGCGGCGACACTGGCCATCGTGCTGGTCGGATATAACCTGGAGATCCTCGACGAGAACGTGCTCAACGGCACGGTTCTGATGATACTCGTAACATGTCTCGTAAGCTCCTTCGCGACGGAGAAGGCCGGCCGGGAGCTCGCCATATCCGAAAGCGAGAAGAGGCCGGACCTTTCCGAGACGCCTGAGAAGATACTCGTACCGATATCGAACCCCGACACCATAGAGCGGCTCATAGACCTGGCCGTCCTTATAAAAACCCCGGGCTCTAACCAGCCTATATATGCTCTGGAGGTTATAAGGGACGACCACGAGAGCAAGGAAAACGTGCTTATGAGCCACAAGATGCTCGAAAAAGCCGTCGAGCACGCAGCCGCCACGAACACGGACGTCAGGGTCGTAACAAGGGTAGACCTCAACGTCGCTAACGGAATCCTCCGGGCGGTCAAGGAAAACGTCATCACCGAAATCATAATAGGCTGGAACGCGAGGCTCTCGGCGAGGGACAAGATATTCGGCTCGGTTCTCGACAACGTGCTCAAAGAGACGGAGCAGATGCTGCTCGTTACGAACATCGTGCATCCCCTTAACACCGTGAAGCGCATAAGGGTGATAGTGCCGCGTAACGCGCAGCACGAAATCGGGTATTACAGATGGATAAGGGTAGTAAAGACACTTTCGAAGCAGCTCGGGGCCGGAGTGGAATTCATGGGCTCCGAAGAATGCATGAAGAGGCTCGAGGCCGCCGTGAAGGAGTCGAAGCCGGATATAGAGGCGAAGTATACGTCGGAAAATTACTGGAGGGGATTCCTCAGCGTTTTGAAGAAATCGGAGGCCGACGATCTACTGGTGATCATAAGCGCGAGAGAAGGAACGATATCATACGAGAAATATCTCGACAGGGTGCCGGCTACGCTGTCGAGGCTCGTTTCAGACACGGGGTTCATAGTGCTTTATCCCGAGCAGCACGGTGTGAATTATTTTATCGGTTACTGA
- a CDS encoding amidohydrolase family protein, whose amino-acid sequence MRKIALEEHFTTPELAKKYVARPTQSDLLFADVERRLADFDELRLEAMDKAAVDVMVLSVTTPGVQGEPDAGTAVRLARNANDFLAREVQRRPDRYAGFAHLAMQDAAAAAAELERSVKDLGFKGALINGQTNGHYLDEDQYIPFWERVQELDVPVYLHPGSMADHPAMFAHRPELDGPTWAWTAETAAHALRLVFGGTFTRFPKLRVILGHMGETLPFLLWRFDSRRAFDLGEKLAPDALPSTIIKRNIAITTSGVCDAGPLVEAVRALGEDSVMFSVDYPYEDPQIASDFIESAPISEEVRAKVCHGNAERLLRL is encoded by the coding sequence ATGCGCAAGATTGCGCTTGAAGAGCATTTTACGACGCCCGAGCTTGCCAAGAAATACGTCGCAAGACCGACGCAGAGTGACTTGCTCTTTGCCGATGTCGAACGTCGCCTCGCCGATTTCGACGAGCTGCGGCTCGAGGCGATGGACAAGGCGGCTGTAGACGTGATGGTTCTCTCGGTCACCACGCCCGGTGTACAGGGCGAACCCGACGCAGGGACGGCGGTCCGGCTCGCGCGCAACGCCAATGACTTCCTGGCGCGTGAGGTGCAGAGACGTCCGGATCGGTACGCCGGCTTCGCTCATCTCGCGATGCAAGACGCCGCGGCAGCCGCCGCGGAGCTTGAGCGCTCGGTCAAGGATCTCGGCTTCAAAGGTGCGCTCATCAACGGCCAGACCAATGGGCACTATCTCGATGAAGACCAGTACATCCCCTTCTGGGAGCGCGTGCAGGAATTGGATGTCCCGGTCTATTTGCATCCCGGGAGTATGGCAGACCATCCGGCAATGTTTGCCCATCGTCCCGAGCTGGACGGCCCGACCTGGGCATGGACCGCGGAGACCGCAGCCCATGCGTTGCGACTCGTCTTCGGAGGAACATTCACGCGTTTTCCCAAGCTCAGGGTCATTCTCGGCCACATGGGCGAGACCCTGCCCTTCCTTCTCTGGCGCTTCGACAGCAGGAGGGCGTTCGACCTTGGTGAGAAGCTCGCGCCGGACGCTTTGCCGTCGACGATCATCAAGCGTAACATCGCCATCACCACCTCGGGCGTCTGCGACGCGGGACCGCTCGTCGAGGCTGTTCGAGCCTTGGGCGAAGACAGCGTGATGTTCTCGGTCGACTATCCCTATGAGGACCCGCAGATCGCCTCGGATTTCATCGAGTCCGCGCCGATAAGCGAGGAGGTACGTGCGAAGGTCTGTCATGGGAATGCCGAACGGCTGCTGCGCCTGTAG
- a CDS encoding CBS domain-containing protein: MLEDLKVKDLIGVRNRIYFVDAEDTADVAALKLRNFKVRTTGVMKEGKMVGVVGHSDFSTKIVALGRRPSEVKVADIMSVELRTVTLETSFYECLDLMNSNGISHLFILDADGDYHGMLAWSDLQRILTGELKYQLKLAQEYAFGPHINAVSR; this comes from the coding sequence ATGCTTGAAGATCTCAAGGTTAAAGACCTCATCGGCGTCAGGAACAGGATTTATTTCGTGGATGCCGAAGATACCGCCGACGTAGCCGCCCTCAAGCTGAGGAATTTCAAGGTCAGGACCACCGGCGTTATGAAAGAAGGCAAGATGGTCGGCGTCGTCGGGCATTCGGATTTTTCCACGAAGATCGTGGCCCTCGGCAGAAGGCCGTCCGAAGTGAAGGTGGCCGACATCATGAGCGTAGAGCTCAGGACGGTAACGCTCGAAACGTCGTTTTACGAATGCCTCGACCTCATGAATTCGAACGGCATATCGCACCTTTTCATTCTCGACGCCGACGGCGATTATCACGGAATGCTTGCGTGGAGCGACCTGCAAAGGATACTTACAGGTGAGCTCAAGTATCAGCTCAAGCTCGCGCAGGAATACGCCTTCGGACCTCACATAAACGCTGTTTCGCGGTAA
- a CDS encoding iron-sulfur cluster assembly scaffold protein — protein MTHEKVMELILDHCNHPRNYGEIEDAPIVCSGGNNGCGDLISVYLDAGPDGAVRRISFTGEGCMVSRAGASIALEMAERMTVPEIEAMPAGLLEEALGKRLTLTRHGCVHLGFNTLKAAVEIWRRRLLEQAARPE, from the coding sequence ATGACTCACGAAAAGGTGATGGAGCTCATCCTCGACCACTGCAACCATCCCCGGAACTACGGGGAGATCGAAGACGCTCCCATAGTTTGCAGCGGCGGTAACAACGGCTGCGGCGACCTTATCTCGGTTTACCTCGACGCCGGGCCCGACGGCGCTGTAAGGCGCATAAGTTTTACAGGCGAGGGATGCATGGTAAGCCGAGCCGGCGCTTCCATAGCCCTCGAAATGGCCGAGCGGATGACGGTCCCCGAGATAGAAGCGATGCCCGCCGGGCTTCTGGAAGAAGCGCTCGGCAAAAGGCTCACGCTGACGCGGCACGGCTGCGTTCATCTCGGGTTCAACACCCTGAAAGCCGCTGTCGAGATCTGGCGGCGGAGGCTCCTCGAACAAGCCGCCCGGCCGGAGTGA
- a CDS encoding NAD(P)(+) transhydrogenase (Re/Si-specific) subunit beta → MTSLFTNVIYLISAVLFILGLKGLNSPETARKGQRYAALGMAMAIIGTLVQQNVVSYEWIIVGMIIGSLVGIAIAAWTPMTKMPERTALSHAFGALAAALVGIAEYYHGHDLNTVRMTAIGSEVMLGSLTFTGSMMAFGKLQGILPGAPWTYKGQNIFNVSLLLVILLIVITLIFYPSASFLFYIGLILALTFGVMLILPIGAADMPTVISILNSYAGISAALLGFALDNKILIIAGAIDGASGFILSIIMCRAMNRSFTNVLFGAFGKVEESGAAAEEEGAKSQTVRSLTPEEAAKEFNGVKSVIVVPGYGMAAAQAQHSVRELAEILRSRGTTVRYAIHPVAGRMPGHMNVLLAEANVPYDVMLDMDDINPDFPEADIALVIGANDVTNPAARHDKASPIYGMPILDVDKAKKVFVIKRSMNPGFAGIENELYFNENTYMVFGDAKTVVSNIVKGLG, encoded by the coding sequence ATGACGAGCCTATTCACCAACGTAATTTATCTGATATCAGCTGTCCTTTTTATCCTCGGACTGAAAGGGCTTAACTCTCCCGAGACGGCCCGTAAAGGTCAGAGGTACGCGGCGCTCGGTATGGCGATGGCCATAATCGGCACCCTCGTTCAGCAGAACGTCGTAAGCTACGAGTGGATAATAGTCGGTATGATAATCGGCTCCCTGGTCGGTATAGCGATAGCCGCCTGGACGCCGATGACCAAGATGCCCGAGCGAACCGCGCTGTCGCACGCGTTCGGCGCTCTGGCGGCCGCCCTCGTCGGTATCGCCGAGTACTATCACGGCCACGACCTCAACACGGTCAGGATGACGGCCATAGGCTCCGAAGTCATGCTCGGAAGCCTCACGTTCACCGGCAGTATGATGGCCTTCGGCAAGCTCCAGGGCATACTCCCCGGCGCCCCGTGGACGTATAAAGGCCAGAACATCTTCAACGTATCGCTCCTTCTGGTCATACTTCTCATCGTTATAACCCTTATATTCTATCCGTCGGCGAGCTTCCTCTTTTATATCGGCCTGATACTCGCGCTCACTTTCGGCGTCATGCTCATCCTGCCGATCGGCGCGGCCGACATGCCGACGGTCATATCTATTCTGAACTCTTACGCCGGTATCTCGGCGGCGCTCCTCGGATTCGCCCTCGACAACAAGATCCTCATAATAGCGGGCGCTATAGACGGCGCCTCGGGCTTCATTCTTTCGATCATAATGTGCAGGGCGATGAACAGGTCGTTCACGAACGTCCTCTTCGGGGCCTTCGGCAAGGTCGAGGAATCGGGCGCCGCCGCCGAGGAAGAGGGGGCGAAGTCCCAGACCGTCCGGTCGCTTACCCCCGAAGAAGCCGCCAAGGAGTTCAACGGGGTTAAAAGCGTGATAGTCGTCCCCGGCTACGGCATGGCGGCCGCCCAGGCCCAGCACAGCGTAAGGGAGCTGGCCGAGATTCTAAGGTCGCGCGGGACTACCGTAAGATACGCTATACACCCCGTCGCGGGCAGGATGCCGGGCCACATGAACGTCCTCCTTGCCGAGGCCAACGTCCCCTACGACGTCATGCTCGACATGGACGATATCAACCCCGACTTCCCCGAGGCCGACATAGCCCTCGTGATCGGCGCTAACGACGTCACGAACCCGGCCGCGAGGCACGATAAGGCGAGCCCGATCTACGGCATGCCGATACTCGACGTCGACAAGGCGAAAAAGGTCTTCGTGATAAAACGAAGCATGAACCCCGGGTTCGCCGGCATCGAAAACGAGCTCTACTTCAACGAAAACACCTACATGGTTTTTGGGGATGCCAAGACTGTCGTAAGCAATATAGTCAAGGGGCTCGGCTAA